One Streptomyces sp. NBC_00454 genomic region harbors:
- a CDS encoding DUF5958 family protein, whose amino-acid sequence MDERTVMLNMLAQGLRPMERGVEWFEALPAENQFEVLRDLCGHCMQARAMEQDGPESVRRSGLRPTYTPAVLIMRGQLNVQLAKIINLPQGERVKAFRLLVALLGVADERRRERFCADGCGHAWHQLAGGTCSGAATA is encoded by the coding sequence ATGGACGAGCGCACGGTGATGCTGAACATGCTCGCTCAGGGATTGCGTCCGATGGAACGGGGTGTCGAGTGGTTCGAAGCTCTGCCAGCTGAGAACCAATTCGAGGTCTTGCGGGATCTGTGCGGGCACTGCATGCAGGCTCGCGCAATGGAGCAGGACGGGCCCGAGAGCGTGCGACGCTCTGGCCTTCGGCCGACTTACACGCCCGCGGTTTTGATCATGCGTGGGCAGCTGAATGTGCAGCTGGCAAAGATCATTAACCTGCCGCAGGGCGAGCGTGTGAAGGCATTTCGGCTGTTGGTCGCGCTACTGGGGGTGGCGGACGAGCGTCGCCGGGAGCGGTTCTGCGCCGACGGGTGCGGTCACGCATGGCACCAGTTGGCGGGTGGAACCTGTTCGGGAGCGGCCACCGCGTGA